The genomic interval CGGGCAATTTCGTCCCAGCTCAAAGTAAAGCCAAACATGCCGATGCCGACTACCGAGGGCGCAATCAACGGCAGCACCACGTGCTTGAAGCCCTGCCAGGGCGTGGCACCCAGGTCGCGGGCGGCTTCCTCAAAAGCGGGGTTGAAGCGGTTGAAGATGGCAAACATGATCAGCAGGCCGAAGGGCAGGGTCCAGGTGAGGTGCGCGCCCAGCGCCGAGGTGAACAGGCCCAGGGCGGTGCCGTAGTTGTCCAGAGTGTCCTGCATACCCAGAGTCTCCAGCGCCCATTTAATGCCGCCGTCCAGCAGGCGGAACTCCAGGCCGATCCCTAACGAGACGATGATGGACGGCATGATCAGGCTGGCGATCACGATGAAAAACAGCGTATTGCCCCCGGCCAGCTTTTTGCGGAAGGCCAGGCCGGCCAGCACCGAAAACACTACCGTGCAGGCCATCACCGCCAGGCCCAGGCCCAGCGAGCGGCGCAGGGCCGCGCCAATGTCCACCACGCCCAGGCCTTCGGCCAGCTTGGCAAACCAGTGCAGCGACAGGCCGCGCAGCGGAAAGGTCAGGCCGCCCTCGGGGCCCTGGAAGCTGAGGATGAAGATGACGAACATCGGGCCGTACATGAACAGCACGAACAGGGCGAAAACAAAGGCCAGGGGGACGAATCCAGGAGCGCGTTTCATCAGAGTTCCTTACGGATATCGACTAGCCGGGTCAGCGCCCAGATGATCATCAGCACGATGGCCAGCAAAATCACCGCGTTGGCGGCGGCCAGGGGGAATTGCAGGTACGAGGTTTGCACCTGGATGATCTTGCCAATGGAGGCAATCTGCTGGCCGCCCATCACGCCCACGGTGACGAAGTCGCCCATCACGATGGTGATGACGAAGATGGAGCCGATGATGATGCCGGTGCGCGACAGCGGCACGATCACGTTCCACAGGGTTTGCCAGCCGCTGGCACCGCTGTCATTGGCGGCCTCCAGCAGGCTGCGGTCGATGCGCATCATGCTGTTGAAAATGGGCACGATCATGAACATGGTGTAGAGGTGCACAAAGGCCAGCGTGACCGAAAAGTCCGAGAACAGCAGCCACTCCACCGGCTGGTCGACCAGCCCGGCCCCCATCAGCCCCTGGTTCACCAGGCCGTTGCGGCCCAGCAGCGGCACCCACGAGATCATGCGGATCACGTTGCTGGTCCAGAACGGAATGGTGCACAGCACAAACAGCAGCGTCTGCGTGCCTTGGGACTGGATGTGGAAGGCCAGAAAGTACGACACCGCAAAGCCGACCACCAGCGTGATCAGCCAGACCATGAAGCAGAATTTGAAGGTGGACAAATACGTCTTGAGGGTGACGCACATCTCGCTGGTGTTGCCGCAGCCGTCAAAAATCGCAATGTAGTTTTTGAAGGTAAAGCCGGGCAGCAGCTCGTATTCGTTGAAGTCCCAAAAGCTGACCATGAGGATCAGCGCCAATGGCACCAGAAAGAACACCGCAAACACCGCCGTCAAGGGCGTGGCCTGCCACCAGGCAGACAGGCTGCGGCCCGGCGCGGGGGTGGGTGAAGGCAAGGGGGCGGTGGGTGTGCTCATGGATAAAGATCCGCGTTAACTATCAAAATCGTAGCTGCTCACGCTGATGGGATGAGCGCAAGGGCCTGATTTTTTATAAATTGACCAAGGGCGAAATAAACACCCTTGGTATCCGTCTGCCCCCAGGCAAGCGCAGCGCTGCAGCCTGGGGGTGTGCTCAATCAGGCGGCTACAAATTCATTCCACTTCTGGACCATGTAGTTGTTCTCGTCCATCAGCGCGTTCCAGCAGGCGATGCCGCCCATGCGGGCTTCGTAGCTGCCGCCGTCGCGGATCTGGCCGACCTTGGCCAACAGGTCGCCGTTGGGGCTCTTGATGTCCTGGGTGGCAGACTTGCCTTCCATCCAGTAGGCCCACTCGTAGGCTTCCATCTTGGACTTGGCGGTTTCCAGCACAGCGCTGTAGTAGCCCTGGCGGTTCAGGTA from Comamonadaceae bacterium OS-1 carries:
- the ydcV_3 gene encoding inner membrane ABC transporter permease protein YdcV, whose translation is MKRAPGFVPLAFVFALFVLFMYGPMFVIFILSFQGPEGGLTFPLRGLSLHWFAKLAEGLGVVDIGAALRRSLGLGLAVMACTVVFSVLAGLAFRKKLAGGNTLFFIVIASLIMPSIIVSLGIGLEFRLLDGGIKWALETLGMQDTLDNYGTALGLFTSALGAHLTWTLPFGLLIMFAIFNRFNPAFEEAARDLGATPWQGFKHVVLPLIAPSVVGIGMFGFTLSWDEIARTSQAIGDVNTLPLELQGLTTTVTTPSIYAIGTVTTVVSFIVMGITLLLVKFLGRKQKGRS
- the potB gene encoding spermidine/putrescine transport system permease protein PotB; translation: MSTPTAPLPSPTPAPGRSLSAWWQATPLTAVFAVFFLVPLALILMVSFWDFNEYELLPGFTFKNYIAIFDGCGNTSEMCVTLKTYLSTFKFCFMVWLITLVVGFAVSYFLAFHIQSQGTQTLLFVLCTIPFWTSNVIRMISWVPLLGRNGLVNQGLMGAGLVDQPVEWLLFSDFSVTLAFVHLYTMFMIVPIFNSMMRIDRSLLEAANDSGASGWQTLWNVIVPLSRTGIIIGSIFVITIVMGDFVTVGVMGGQQIASIGKIIQVQTSYLQFPLAAANAVILLAIVLMIIWALTRLVDIRKEL